From Heliomicrobium modesticaldum Ice1, a single genomic window includes:
- a CDS encoding TIGR00266 family protein yields MRYQVLGTTMQALNIDLEPGERIYTESGAMTWMSSNVRMDTNFKGGLLKSLGRALSGESLTYTFFEAVGGPANIGFTPSAPGKVLPVEVERGYELICQRDSFLCAQESVEMSIFFQRKLGAGFFGGEGFIMQKLSGRGMAFVEIDGEVIEKKLAPGERLMVDTGHVAMIESTVSMDIQMVKGMKNAIFGGEGLFLTSLTGPGRVWIQTLTLANLAGRILAHAGKRESSGGIGSLTDFFDD; encoded by the coding sequence ATGCGTTATCAGGTCTTGGGAACGACCATGCAGGCTTTGAATATCGACTTGGAACCGGGGGAGCGCATTTACACAGAATCGGGCGCTATGACATGGATGTCGTCCAATGTTCGCATGGACACAAACTTCAAAGGCGGCTTGTTGAAGTCCCTCGGTCGCGCCCTTTCCGGGGAATCGCTGACCTACACCTTCTTTGAAGCGGTGGGGGGTCCGGCTAATATCGGCTTCACCCCCTCCGCGCCCGGGAAGGTGTTGCCCGTTGAAGTCGAGCGCGGCTACGAACTGATCTGCCAGCGCGACTCCTTTTTGTGTGCGCAGGAGTCGGTGGAGATGAGCATCTTCTTCCAGCGCAAACTTGGCGCCGGTTTTTTCGGCGGCGAGGGCTTCATCATGCAAAAGCTCTCCGGTCGGGGTATGGCTTTTGTTGAGATTGACGGCGAAGTCATCGAAAAAAAGTTGGCCCCTGGCGAGCGGCTGATGGTTGATACGGGGCATGTGGCGATGATCGAATCCACAGTTTCGATGGACATTCAGATGGTCAAAGGCATGAAAAACGCCATTTTCGGCGGAGAAGGACTTTTTTTGACCAGCCTGACCGGCCCCGGCCGCGTGTGGATCCAGACACTCACCCTCGCCAACCTGGCAGGCCGGATCTTGGCCCATGCCGGGAAACGGGAATCATCAGGCGGTATTGGCAGCTTGACCGATTTCTTTGACGACTGA
- a CDS encoding MTAP family purine nucleoside phosphorylase → MPMEVMAMLSSASIPAAPFAIIGGSSTNSLRFPEALNVPGLTVLETYPGWETPFGPSPAFVYFELKGRRALTCVMHGWRPGVKRADASRQIFWVFQQAGVKQILSEGGVGAINELLRPRDLVIPHDYIDFSMRKDVDLGTPTLCIMRQPFCPLLRRAFIDASEALPGKGRVFDRSNYVVTDGRHFESPAEVRFFRMAGGDVIGQSVAPEVYLAREIGACYARLELVVNYAEGVITDWSHQELKDIFYEESEPAGRRLLMALESLPEKQGDGHPGCECATLRKRTLLRDRNDG, encoded by the coding sequence ATGCCGATGGAGGTTATGGCCATGCTTTCTTCCGCGTCTATCCCCGCCGCTCCTTTTGCGATCATCGGCGGATCAAGCACTAATTCGCTGCGCTTTCCTGAGGCTCTCAATGTGCCGGGCCTGACGGTGCTGGAGACATACCCGGGGTGGGAGACGCCCTTCGGCCCTAGCCCCGCCTTTGTCTACTTTGAGTTAAAGGGGCGGCGCGCCCTCACCTGTGTCATGCACGGATGGCGGCCGGGGGTGAAGCGGGCCGACGCCTCGCGGCAGATCTTCTGGGTCTTCCAGCAGGCCGGCGTCAAACAGATCCTTTCCGAGGGCGGCGTCGGGGCGATCAATGAACTGCTGCGCCCGCGCGACCTCGTCATCCCTCACGATTACATCGACTTTTCCATGCGCAAGGATGTCGATCTGGGGACGCCGACCCTCTGCATCATGCGCCAACCTTTCTGCCCCCTTTTGCGCCGCGCTTTCATCGACGCTTCTGAGGCGCTGCCCGGCAAAGGGCGCGTCTTTGACCGTTCTAATTACGTAGTCACCGACGGCCGCCATTTCGAGAGCCCGGCCGAGGTGCGTTTTTTCCGTATGGCCGGCGGCGATGTGATCGGTCAGAGCGTGGCGCCGGAGGTCTATCTCGCCCGAGAGATCGGCGCCTGCTATGCCCGTCTCGAACTGGTGGTCAACTACGCTGAAGGGGTGATCACCGACTGGTCCCACCAGGAACTGAAGGACATCTTTTACGAGGAGTCGGAGCCTGCTGGGCGTCGTTTGCTCATGGCACTCGAGTCCTTGCCGGAGAAACAGGGCGATGGGCATCCGGGATGCGAGTGCGCCACCCTCCGCAAGAGGACCTTGCTTCGCGATCGGAACGACGGGTAA
- a CDS encoding N-acetyltransferase yields the protein MILRKAKMNDVEDIHALISESAAEGLMLARSRSLLYEGLRDITVAEEAGRIVGTGSLHILWEDLAEIRALAIIKDARGKGIGRAIVDMLIKEAKDLGIDRVFALTYQEGFFSKCGFSVVPKELLPHKVWKECIDCPKFPNCDEVAMLLQVK from the coding sequence ATGATTTTGCGCAAAGCCAAGATGAATGATGTGGAGGACATCCATGCCCTGATCAGCGAGAGCGCCGCAGAAGGGCTCATGCTGGCCCGGTCGCGGAGCCTGCTCTACGAGGGGTTGCGGGACATCACCGTCGCCGAAGAAGCGGGGAGGATTGTAGGCACCGGATCGCTGCATATCTTATGGGAGGATCTGGCGGAAATCCGCGCCCTCGCTATCATTAAGGACGCTCGCGGAAAGGGAATCGGCAGGGCCATCGTGGACATGCTGATCAAAGAGGCCAAAGACCTCGGGATAGACCGTGTTTTCGCCCTCACCTATCAGGAGGGCTTTTTCTCCAAGTGCGGATTTTCTGTGGTGCCAAAGGAACTACTGCCCCATAAGGTTTGGAAGGAATGCATCGATTGTCCCAAATTCCCCAATTGTGACGAGGTGGCCATGCTGCTCCAGGTGAAGTAG
- a CDS encoding PRC-barrel domain-containing protein, protein MTKSQNIVGLAIISISDGRELGLVRDLIINPDQGAVEYLMVENETWYLGAQVIPFERLQGVGEYAVTIESEEALQRLIDLPDVLGLIQRQVKVKGTKVLTKGGRLIGLVSEYFVDVASGKIAGCLLLPSRETLGARIIPAESVVTFGRDVLIVAEDLDEASLEEYDGSIAANAVATVRSVAVIDAPKPPLAAPASVPASAAQVPASAAQVPASAAQVPASAAQVPASAAPVPSAATMTSSSAARPTEVPPTIHPIKEPSVEKASVLPVLEDLSVNSLPVEDIDPGSPRSQQEDKPNEAEPFIFPSLEKSEDAEAKPEGGDGQERGPLFGQMQHKYYVGKVLTKTLTNNLGETVAEKGDVITEELIEKVRQSGKYLEMIMNVRE, encoded by the coding sequence GTGACCAAGAGCCAGAACATTGTCGGGTTGGCCATCATCAGCATCAGCGATGGTCGAGAACTCGGTTTGGTCCGCGACCTGATCATCAATCCTGACCAAGGCGCCGTCGAATACCTGATGGTGGAAAACGAGACTTGGTATCTCGGGGCGCAGGTAATTCCCTTCGAGCGGCTCCAAGGGGTTGGCGAGTATGCCGTTACCATTGAGAGCGAAGAGGCGCTGCAGCGCCTGATCGATTTGCCTGATGTGCTGGGGCTGATTCAGCGTCAGGTCAAGGTCAAAGGGACGAAGGTGTTGACCAAAGGGGGACGACTGATCGGCCTTGTCAGCGAGTACTTCGTTGATGTGGCCTCCGGCAAGATCGCTGGTTGCCTGCTCCTGCCCTCCCGGGAAACGCTGGGGGCCCGCATCATCCCGGCGGAGAGCGTCGTCACTTTCGGTCGGGATGTGTTGATCGTCGCAGAAGATCTGGACGAAGCCAGCTTGGAAGAATACGACGGTTCTATTGCCGCCAATGCTGTGGCGACCGTTCGCTCCGTTGCCGTCATTGACGCGCCGAAACCCCCGCTTGCTGCCCCCGCTTCTGTGCCAGCTTCAGCGGCTCAGGTCCCGGCATCAGCGGCTCAGGTCCCGGCATCAGCGGCTCAGGTCCCGGCATCAGCGGCTCAGGTCCCGGCATCAGCGGCGCCGGTCCCTTCGGCTGCAACAATGACCTCATCCAGCGCAGCGAGGCCGACAGAAGTCCCTCCAACGATTCACCCTATCAAGGAGCCATCGGTGGAAAAGGCGTCGGTCCTGCCGGTGCTCGAAGACCTCTCTGTCAATTCACTGCCCGTTGAGGATATCGATCCGGGTTCGCCTCGCTCGCAACAGGAGGACAAGCCTAACGAAGCGGAACCCTTCATCTTCCCGTCGCTGGAGAAGAGTGAAGATGCTGAGGCAAAGCCGGAAGGCGGTGACGGTCAGGAACGGGGCCCCTTGTTCGGCCAAATGCAGCATAAGTACTATGTGGGCAAGGTGCTCACCAAGACGCTCACCAACAACCTAGGTGAGACGGTCGCCGAAAAGGGCGACGTCATCACGGAAGAACTGATCGAGAAGGTTCGCCAGTCCGGCAAGTATCTGGAAATGATCATGAACGTCAGAGAGTAA
- a CDS encoding deoxyribonuclease IV: MYLGAHLSISKGFESAVREALSIGATTFQFFTRNPRGGAAKALDPDDIARSIWLREEHGFGPLVAHAPYTINLAAPKEETWAFAKMTLAADIVRMATAQVPYMVVHPGSHVGQGIEAGIERITQALNEILRPDQGVMVLLEGMSGAGTEVGGRFEELRAIIDGLQVPEVVGVNLDSCHLFGAGYDVKSDFAAVLDAFDRIIGLERLKAMHINDSQQPLGSHKDRHALLGQGLIGSDALAALLNHPALVGLPLNLETPGEIADYRREIAWMRSALKQ; the protein is encoded by the coding sequence TTGTATTTGGGAGCGCATCTATCCATTTCAAAAGGCTTTGAGTCGGCCGTCCGAGAGGCCCTTTCCATCGGAGCGACGACGTTCCAGTTTTTTACGCGCAATCCCCGCGGCGGGGCAGCCAAAGCGCTTGATCCCGATGACATCGCCCGTTCCATATGGTTGCGCGAAGAACACGGATTCGGCCCCCTGGTGGCCCACGCGCCCTACACGATCAACTTGGCGGCCCCGAAAGAGGAAACCTGGGCCTTCGCCAAGATGACGCTGGCCGCTGACATCGTCCGGATGGCTACGGCGCAGGTCCCCTACATGGTTGTCCACCCCGGCAGCCATGTAGGCCAGGGGATTGAGGCCGGGATCGAACGGATCACCCAGGCCTTGAATGAGATTCTCCGGCCTGACCAGGGCGTTATGGTGCTGTTGGAAGGGATGAGCGGTGCAGGCACTGAGGTGGGCGGACGCTTTGAGGAGCTGCGAGCCATCATCGACGGCCTGCAAGTCCCGGAGGTCGTCGGGGTGAATCTGGATTCCTGCCATCTGTTTGGCGCCGGATACGATGTGAAAAGCGATTTTGCCGCTGTTCTCGATGCCTTCGATCGGATCATCGGGCTTGAACGGTTGAAGGCGATGCACATCAACGACAGCCAGCAACCGCTCGGTTCTCATAAGGATCGCCACGCTCTGCTCGGCCAGGGCCTCATCGGCAGCGATGCCTTGGCGGCGCTGTTGAATCACCCTGCGCTGGTCGGTCTGCCCCTCAACCTGGAGACGCCCGGGGAGATCGCTGACTACCGCCGGGAGATTGCCTGGATGCGCTCGGCGCTGAAACAATAG
- the trmL gene encoding tRNA (uridine(34)/cytosine(34)/5-carboxymethylaminomethyluridine(34)-2'-O)-methyltransferase TrmL, with protein MFHIVLVEPEIPPNTGNVARLCAGTGCELHLIKPLGFSIDDKQLKRAGLDYWHLVKVHVHDNWAAFLEKHGQANLLLLSTKGKKAYHEFAYRPGDFFVFGKETKGLSEEILSEWPERVARIPLVADARSLNLSNAVAVVVFEGLRQNGFAGLV; from the coding sequence TTGTTTCACATCGTGCTGGTAGAACCGGAGATCCCCCCGAACACAGGCAATGTGGCCCGGCTCTGCGCCGGAACCGGCTGCGAACTGCACCTGATCAAACCGCTCGGCTTTTCCATCGACGACAAGCAACTCAAACGGGCCGGACTGGACTATTGGCACCTGGTCAAGGTCCATGTTCATGATAACTGGGCGGCCTTTCTCGAAAAGCACGGGCAGGCCAACCTCCTCTTGTTGAGCACCAAAGGGAAAAAGGCCTACCATGAGTTCGCCTATCGGCCTGGCGATTTCTTCGTCTTCGGCAAAGAGACGAAGGGGTTGTCCGAAGAGATCTTGAGCGAATGGCCGGAACGAGTGGCCCGCATCCCGCTGGTGGCGGATGCCCGATCGCTGAACCTGTCTAACGCGGTCGCTGTCGTCGTTTTTGAGGGATTGCGCCAAAACGGGTTTGCGGGACTGGTGTAA
- a CDS encoding DUF503 domain-containing protein, whose amino-acid sequence MSVGYSEVSLRIHGVDSLKGKRRVLKSIVERLRGKFNISVAEVDQHDLWQASVIGLAVVSNDRTHIRQVLDAAVRQIEGSGEVDVVAVDTEVF is encoded by the coding sequence GTGTCTGTCGGCTACAGTGAAGTGAGCCTACGTATCCATGGCGTCGACTCTTTGAAGGGAAAGCGCCGGGTGCTGAAGAGCATTGTCGAGCGGCTGCGGGGGAAGTTCAACATCTCTGTTGCCGAAGTGGACCAACACGACCTCTGGCAGGCGTCGGTCATCGGATTGGCTGTCGTCAGCAATGACCGCACCCATATCCGCCAGGTTCTCGACGCGGCGGTCCGCCAGATCGAGGGGTCGGGCGAGGTAGATGTCGTCGCCGTCGATACAGAGGTCTTTTGA
- a CDS encoding aconitate hydratase translates to MGKNLVQKILAAHLIEGELVPGKEIAIRIDQTLTQDATGTMAYLQFEAMGVPRVKTELSVSYVDHNTLQSGFENADDHRFLQTVAAKHGIRFSRPGNGICHQVHLERFGVPGKTLLGSDSHTPTGGGIGMIAIGAGGLDVAVAMAGGPFYLTCPRVVGINLVGRLSPWVSAKDVILEVLRRLSVKGGVGRIIEYCGPGVATLSVPERATITNMGAELGATTSIFPSDEVTKAFLKAQGREDAWVELGPDADATYEETLTIDLSALEPAVACPHMPDLVKTVREVGPIKVDQVLIGSCTNSSYTDLMRVASILKGKTVHPTVSLGIAPGSRQVFEMLARNGALGDLIAAGARILESACGPCIGMGQSPNSGGVSVRTFNRNFEGRSGTKDASIYLSSPEVAAATALTGVLSDPRDLGEAIDVPMPERFIIDDRMILEPAADPSTVEVLRGPNIKPLPINRPLPDTLRAGVILKVGDNITTDHIMPAGAKILPLRSNIPAISQYVFAGVDATFAERAKAAGQGFIVGGQNYGQGSSREHAALAPMYLGIKAVITQSFARIHRANLINFGILPLTFADEGDIAKVNRGDVLEIADVAAKLGTCETLEVRNVTTGETFLVRPDLTPRQVAIIKAGGLLNYTKEQA, encoded by the coding sequence GTGGGCAAAAACCTTGTGCAAAAAATCCTCGCCGCCCATCTGATCGAAGGGGAACTCGTCCCCGGCAAAGAGATCGCCATCCGCATCGACCAGACACTGACACAGGACGCCACCGGCACCATGGCCTATCTGCAATTCGAAGCCATGGGCGTTCCCCGCGTCAAGACCGAACTCTCCGTCTCCTACGTCGACCATAACACCTTGCAGAGCGGCTTCGAAAACGCCGACGACCACCGCTTCCTGCAGACGGTGGCGGCCAAGCACGGCATCCGCTTCTCCCGCCCCGGCAACGGCATCTGCCACCAGGTCCACTTAGAACGCTTTGGCGTGCCCGGCAAAACGCTGCTCGGCTCCGACTCGCACACCCCCACCGGCGGCGGCATCGGCATGATCGCCATCGGCGCCGGCGGACTTGACGTGGCCGTAGCCATGGCCGGCGGCCCCTTCTACCTAACCTGCCCGAGAGTGGTCGGCATCAACCTGGTGGGCAGGCTCTCCCCTTGGGTCTCGGCCAAGGATGTCATCCTGGAAGTCCTGCGCCGGCTCTCCGTCAAGGGTGGCGTCGGGCGGATCATCGAATACTGCGGCCCCGGCGTAGCCACCCTCTCCGTTCCTGAGCGGGCCACCATCACCAACATGGGCGCCGAACTGGGTGCTACCACCTCTATCTTCCCCTCTGATGAAGTGACGAAAGCCTTCCTGAAGGCGCAAGGCCGCGAGGATGCCTGGGTCGAACTCGGTCCCGATGCCGACGCGACCTATGAAGAGACCTTGACCATCGACCTGTCTGCCCTCGAACCGGCTGTCGCCTGCCCCCATATGCCCGACCTTGTCAAAACGGTCCGCGAAGTCGGTCCCATCAAGGTGGACCAGGTCCTGATCGGCTCCTGCACCAACTCTTCCTACACCGACCTGATGCGCGTCGCCAGCATCTTGAAGGGCAAAACAGTCCACCCGACGGTCAGCCTCGGCATCGCACCCGGCAGCCGCCAAGTCTTCGAGATGCTCGCCCGCAACGGCGCGCTGGGCGATCTGATCGCTGCCGGCGCCCGCATCCTTGAATCAGCCTGTGGTCCCTGTATCGGCATGGGCCAGTCGCCTAACTCGGGCGGTGTCTCTGTGCGAACCTTCAACCGAAACTTTGAAGGCCGCAGCGGCACCAAGGACGCATCCATCTACCTTTCCAGCCCTGAAGTAGCCGCCGCCACCGCCTTAACGGGCGTCCTCTCCGACCCACGCGATCTGGGCGAAGCCATCGATGTGCCGATGCCGGAACGATTCATCATCGATGACCGCATGATCCTTGAGCCAGCCGCCGACCCCTCCACCGTAGAAGTCCTGCGCGGTCCGAACATCAAGCCCCTCCCGATCAACCGGCCCCTGCCCGATACCCTCCGGGCCGGCGTCATCCTCAAGGTGGGCGACAACATCACCACCGACCATATCATGCCGGCTGGCGCGAAGATCCTGCCCTTGCGCTCCAACATCCCGGCCATCAGCCAGTACGTCTTCGCCGGCGTCGACGCTACCTTCGCCGAGCGAGCCAAAGCGGCCGGTCAGGGCTTTATCGTCGGCGGCCAGAACTACGGCCAAGGCTCCTCGCGGGAGCATGCCGCCCTGGCACCCATGTACCTGGGCATCAAGGCCGTCATCACCCAGTCCTTCGCCCGCATCCACCGGGCCAACCTGATCAACTTCGGCATCCTGCCTCTCACCTTCGCTGATGAGGGCGACATCGCCAAGGTCAACCGGGGCGATGTCCTCGAAATCGCCGACGTGGCCGCCAAACTGGGCACCTGCGAAACGCTGGAGGTTCGCAATGTGACCACCGGGGAGACCTTCCTCGTTCGCCCTGACCTGACGCCGCGTCAGGTGGCGATCATCAAGGCAGGCGGGCTCTTGAACTATACGAAGGAACAGGCCTAG
- a CDS encoding glycogen synthase → MTEQPLKVLFVSAEVVPFAKAGGLADVAGSLPRALASSGVDVRVAMPRHGQIPRGAYVTDYMVEVDARKETAVIREGRIEALPGGKSVPVYFIDNYQYFGRENIYGYSDDGERWGFFSRALLEMLEPIDFIPDILHFNDWQCGPAIALLKEEYRHHPAYRRIASVLTVHNLEYQGHFGRDILQFIGLRQDLFRPDALEFYGQVNFMKAGLVFADLINTVSRTYAEEIQTSEYGWGLDGLLRLRHSDLFGIVNGIDVEVYDPATDPHIPHHYSADNIEGKKRNKAELQRQFGLPVSEAPLLGLVHRLVDQKGIDLFEGIEEALFREDLQLVVVGQGDPRYEGLFRRLKQHFPEKVGLFIGFDTPLAQRVYGGSDFFLMPSRFEPCGLGQLIAFRYGAIPIVRSTGGLADTVTDVRFPNGNGVVFEAYQPDRFLEAIRRGLHLYRQKDRWQQLIAKVMRLDHSWRRSADEYMQLYGRARRKVNPEL, encoded by the coding sequence GTGACGGAACAACCGTTGAAGGTTCTCTTCGTATCGGCAGAGGTTGTCCCCTTTGCCAAGGCCGGAGGCCTGGCTGATGTGGCCGGTTCGTTGCCGCGAGCCCTTGCCTCCTCAGGCGTCGACGTCCGTGTGGCCATGCCCCGCCATGGGCAGATCCCCCGTGGCGCCTATGTGACCGATTACATGGTGGAAGTGGACGCCCGCAAGGAGACGGCGGTGATCCGCGAAGGCCGGATCGAGGCGCTGCCCGGGGGAAAGTCCGTCCCGGTGTATTTTATTGACAACTACCAGTATTTTGGCCGTGAAAACATTTACGGCTACAGCGATGACGGTGAACGGTGGGGTTTCTTTTCGCGCGCCCTTCTGGAGATGCTTGAACCGATCGATTTTATCCCTGATATCCTGCACTTCAACGACTGGCAGTGCGGCCCTGCCATCGCGCTGCTCAAAGAGGAATACCGCCATCATCCGGCCTATCGCCGGATCGCCAGTGTGCTGACAGTGCATAATCTGGAATACCAAGGCCATTTCGGGCGGGACATTCTCCAGTTCATCGGGTTGCGTCAGGACCTCTTCCGCCCTGATGCCCTGGAGTTCTATGGTCAAGTGAACTTCATGAAGGCGGGGCTGGTCTTCGCCGATCTGATCAACACAGTCAGCCGCACCTATGCCGAGGAGATCCAGACGAGCGAATACGGCTGGGGTCTCGATGGGTTGCTGCGGCTCCGCCACTCTGATCTCTTCGGGATCGTCAACGGCATTGACGTGGAGGTCTATGATCCGGCGACAGATCCCCACATCCCCCATCACTATTCAGCAGACAACATAGAAGGCAAAAAGCGGAACAAAGCGGAACTGCAGCGTCAGTTCGGCTTGCCTGTGTCGGAGGCGCCGCTGTTGGGTCTGGTCCACCGTCTCGTCGATCAAAAGGGGATCGACCTCTTCGAGGGGATCGAGGAGGCCTTGTTCCGGGAGGATCTCCAACTGGTCGTGGTGGGGCAGGGAGATCCTCGCTATGAAGGTCTTTTTCGGCGGTTGAAGCAGCATTTTCCGGAGAAGGTAGGCCTCTTTATCGGCTTTGATACGCCGCTGGCCCAGCGCGTCTATGGCGGCAGCGATTTTTTCCTGATGCCGTCGCGTTTTGAACCTTGCGGTCTGGGCCAACTGATCGCCTTCCGTTACGGCGCGATTCCCATCGTCCGCTCGACAGGGGGGTTGGCCGACACGGTTACGGATGTGCGCTTCCCCAATGGAAACGGGGTAGTCTTTGAGGCTTATCAGCCCGATCGTTTCCTCGAAGCCATCCGCAGGGGTCTTCATCTGTATCGTCAGAAGGATCGTTGGCAACAGCTCATTGCCAAGGTGATGCGGCTTGACCACTCCTGGCGGAGATCAGCTGATGAGTACATGCAACTCTATGGTCGGGCGCGACGCAAGGTGAATCCGGAGCTGTAG
- a CDS encoding VanW family protein, translating into MKRSVRSCLLVFALVQVFACSEAEALPSHKAPPSMPPPAALAALLPGATTASSPSGLTPAIPTSTGATPPGKTSSTAASFAAGSTTPAASTPSKVTLPTPTATSPGTVEPAAPAVPTNPVPLVEPVPAHPATSNPPAANPVAPLLTGGTITLYIGEETFVFLPNKKIGAVDGSNWTYIPSKDPKEARLAAVRFADSLPSHIRLREGAVDMITDALTAAIDTEVAVPSWRLASDVLLSMAQVSAAGGKNASVALDHIDGLVLQPHEVFSFNKAVGPRNAHNGFGPGKVLVGNRYITEMGGGICFSSTIVHQAVVHADEQSGLKVIERHRHSRPAPYVEAGGDATVYYGVMDYKFRNGAYMIAIEKQKTDDGMGLRFWRAVN; encoded by the coding sequence TTGAAACGTTCGGTCCGGTCCTGTCTGTTGGTCTTTGCCCTCGTTCAGGTCTTCGCCTGCAGTGAGGCGGAAGCGCTGCCCTCGCACAAAGCGCCCCCGTCGATGCCACCACCGGCGGCGCTGGCTGCCCTTTTACCTGGCGCGACGACTGCCTCTTCGCCTTCCGGCTTGACACCGGCTATCCCGACTTCGACCGGGGCAACCCCACCGGGGAAAACCTCGTCGACGGCTGCCTCTTTTGCCGCGGGATCGACAACGCCAGCAGCATCAACACCCTCCAAGGTCACTTTGCCCACACCTACGGCTACGTCGCCAGGCACCGTTGAGCCGGCTGCTCCCGCTGTCCCCACTAACCCTGTTCCCTTGGTTGAACCGGTCCCGGCTCATCCCGCTACCTCTAATCCCCCGGCGGCGAACCCTGTTGCTCCTCTTTTAACGGGCGGAACCATCACCCTGTACATCGGAGAAGAGACGTTTGTTTTCCTCCCGAATAAAAAAATTGGCGCCGTAGATGGCAGCAACTGGACGTACATACCCTCGAAGGATCCCAAAGAGGCACGCCTTGCCGCCGTACGCTTTGCCGATTCGCTCCCCAGTCATATCCGGCTCCGCGAGGGCGCTGTCGACATGATCACCGATGCCCTGACCGCGGCAATAGACACCGAAGTGGCCGTCCCCTCCTGGCGCCTCGCCTCCGATGTCCTGCTTTCCATGGCCCAAGTCAGCGCAGCCGGCGGGAAAAACGCCTCCGTGGCGCTCGACCACATTGACGGGCTGGTGCTACAACCGCATGAAGTCTTTTCCTTCAATAAGGCAGTCGGTCCCCGTAATGCGCACAACGGATTCGGACCCGGCAAGGTCCTCGTCGGCAATCGATACATCACCGAAATGGGCGGTGGCATCTGTTTCTCTTCCACCATCGTCCACCAGGCAGTCGTCCATGCCGATGAACAAAGCGGTCTGAAAGTCATCGAACGCCACCGGCACAGCCGCCCGGCGCCTTACGTGGAGGCGGGCGGCGACGCCACCGTCTATTACGGTGTTATGGACTACAAGTTCCGCAACGGCGCCTACATGATCGCCATTGAAAAACAGAAGACAGACGACGGAATGGGCCTCCGCTTCTGGCGAGCGGTCAACTGA
- a CDS encoding 6-phosphofructokinase, whose amino-acid sequence MWMQGQIKRIGVLTGGGDCPGLNAVIRAVVKTAIRRYDLEVVGIIDGFYGLVNDVMEPLTESSVSGILHRGGTILGTTNRDNPFRYAVEKDGQLTFEDRSEQCIVNMKKRGIDALVIIGGDGSLSIALEFHKKGIPVVGVPKTIDNDLSATDVTFGFDSAVTTATEAIDKLHTTAESHHRIMILEVMGRYAGWIALYSGLAGGADVILIPEIPFDLGKVCDHIRARAERGRKFSIVVIAEGAKEIGGELVVQKLVAQSHDPVRLGGVGHVVAQKLEMCTGMETRVTVLGHVQRGGSPTAEDRILSTRYGSAAVDAIMSGQFGKMVALRTPKILPVPLEEAVGTAKQVNPDGQIVQAAKSVGISFGD is encoded by the coding sequence ATGTGGATGCAAGGCCAGATCAAGCGCATCGGGGTGTTGACCGGCGGCGGCGATTGTCCAGGGCTGAACGCCGTCATCCGCGCCGTGGTCAAAACGGCCATTCGGCGCTACGACCTGGAGGTTGTCGGCATCATCGACGGTTTTTACGGACTCGTCAATGACGTGATGGAGCCGCTCACCGAGTCGAGCGTCTCCGGCATCCTGCACCGGGGCGGCACTATCCTCGGCACGACCAACCGGGATAACCCCTTTCGCTATGCTGTCGAAAAGGATGGACAACTGACCTTTGAGGACCGCTCGGAGCAGTGTATCGTCAATATGAAAAAGCGGGGCATCGACGCATTGGTCATCATCGGCGGCGACGGCAGCCTGTCCATCGCCCTTGAATTTCACAAAAAAGGCATCCCCGTCGTCGGTGTTCCCAAGACGATCGACAATGACCTCTCGGCCACCGATGTCACTTTCGGCTTTGATTCGGCCGTCACCACGGCCACCGAGGCTATCGACAAGCTCCATACCACCGCTGAGTCCCACCACCGGATCATGATCCTGGAGGTTATGGGTCGTTACGCCGGCTGGATCGCCCTCTACTCGGGGCTGGCCGGTGGGGCCGATGTGATCCTGATTCCCGAAATCCCCTTTGACCTGGGCAAGGTCTGTGACCATATCCGCGCCCGGGCTGAGCGAGGACGCAAATTCTCCATCGTCGTCATCGCCGAGGGGGCTAAGGAGATCGGCGGCGAGTTGGTCGTCCAGAAGTTGGTGGCCCAGAGCCACGACCCCGTCCGTCTTGGCGGCGTCGGCCATGTGGTGGCTCAGAAATTGGAGATGTGCACCGGGATGGAGACGCGCGTCACCGTCCTCGGCCACGTCCAACGGGGTGGCTCACCGACGGCGGAGGACCGCATCCTCAGCACTCGTTACGGTTCGGCTGCCGTCGATGCCATCATGAGCGGACAGTTCGGCAAGATGGTGGCCTTGCGGACACCGAAGATCCTGCCGGTGCCCTTGGAAGAGGCCGTCGGCACGGCCAAGCAGGTGAACCCGGACGGTCAAATCGTTCAGGCAGCCAAGTCTGTAGGGATCTCTTTCGGTGATTGA